The genomic region AGCAGCTACCTACCTGTAATCAGCAGGAAGCTGCGCGCATCGTTAAACTGATGGCAAGAACCAAGGGCGCGCCCAGCCAGAAAGATCTGGAGAAAATGGCAACCTGGCTTGAGCGTGGCTTAGAAAAGGTGCGCCAACGCCAGGCCCTGCATAAGCCAGCGAGCTTTCCCGCAGGGTTGCCGGTTACTGATCGTGTAGATGACATCCGTGAGGCGATCGAAAACCATCAGGTTGTCATTATTGCCGGTGAGACCGGCTCGGGTAAAACCACCCAAATCCCCAAAATTTGCATGAACATCGGCCGCGGCATTCGCGGGCTTATCGGTCACACCCAGCCAAGACGTATCGCTGCCCGCAGTGTGGCTGCCCGTATCGCCGATGAACTGGGCGAGCAGGTGGGCCAGCGGATTGGTTATCAAGTGCGGTTTACCGATAACACCTCGGAACAGTCCCGGGTCAAGGTAATGACCGATGGGATTTTGCTCGCGGAAGTTCAACGCGACCGCTTTCTTGATCGTTACGACACGCTGATTATTGATGAAGCCCACGAACGCAGCCTGAATATCGATTTTCTGCTGGGTTACCTGAAACAGCTGCTCCCCAAGCGCCCTGATCTCAAAGTTATCATCACGTCTGCCACCATTGAGGTGGATCGGTTTAGTGATTTTTTCGGCAACGCACCTGTGCTGGAAGTCAGTGGCCGCACCTTCCCGGTAGACGTTCGCTATCGCCCATTGGCTGGCGATGAGGATGATCGCGACCAGGGTTGGAACGATGGCGTTCTGGCCGCGGTCGATGAGATTGAACAGCATGAGCGCAGCGAAAAGTTGCCGCCGGGTGATGTGCTGATATTCCTGCCGGGTGAGCGCGAAATTCGCAACCTGAGCAAGATGCTGCGCGATGCCGAACTCCGGCACACCGAAGTGCTTCCTTTGTATTCCAGGCTGAGCAATCAGGAACAAAACCGGGTGTTCCAGAGCCACGGTGGCCGCAGAATTGTGCTTTCTACCAACGTAGCGGAAACCTCATTAACCGTGCCAGGCATTCGCTATGTTATCGATGCCGGTGTTGCGCGAATCAGTCGCTACAGTGTTCGCTCCAAAATTCAGCGCTTGCCCATTGAACCTGTATCCCAAGCCAGTGCTAATCAGCGGGCAGGTCGCTGCGGCCGGGTTGCGCCGGGTATCTGTTTTCGCCTGTACGACGAAGCCGATTTTCTCAACCGCTCGGAATACACAGACCCAGAAATACTGCGCACCAATCTGGCCTCGGTGATCTTGCTGATGGCCACCTCTGGCCTTGGCGAGATACGCCACTTCCCGTTTCTGGAGGCACCAGACAATCGCCTAATTAACGATGGCTACAAGCTGCTGGAAGAACTCAGTGCAGTAGATGACCAGCGCCGGGTTACAAAGCTTGGGCATACAATGGCCAAGTTGCCGCTGGACCCACGCCTTGCTCGTATGCTGGTAACAGCTGCCGACCAGAGCAGCCTGGCAGAAACGCTGGTGATCATTGCGGGGCTGAGTGTTCAAGACCCCAGAGAGCGCCCACAGGACAAGCAGCAGGCTGCGGATCAGGCCCATGCGCCGTTCAATGATAAAGAGTCAGACTTTATTACGCTGCTTAACATCTGGAACTTTCACGAAGAACAGCGCCAAGAACTGACCCAGAATCAGCTTAAACGTGTGTGTCAGAAAAGCTTTCTGAGTTGGATGCGCATGCGTGAGTGGCGCGACATTCACCGCCAGCTCACGTTAATTTGCCGTGAACAGAAGTTGTCGTTCAATACAGAACCGGCGACCTACGATGCCATGCATAAGGCTATCTTGGCCGGGCTTCTGGGGCAGGTGGCCGTAAAGGTCGAGAACAAGGAATATTTGGCCACCCGTAATCGTAAGGTGATGATCTTCCCAGGCTCGAAAGTGTCTAAAGCTGGGCCAAAATGGATTGTTGCCACGGAGATTGTCGAAACCAGCCGGGTGTTTGCTCGTATGGTGGCCGCCATTCAGCCCGAATGGATAGAGCCCTTGGCCGGGCATGTGGTGAAGCATCACTATTTTGAGCCCCACTGGGAGCAGAAGCGTGGCCAGGTGATGGGGTATGAGAAAATCACCCTTTACGGCCTTGATGTGGTGCCTAAGCGGGCCATCGCGTACAGCACAATAGACCCGGTTGAGTGCCGTAATCTGTTTATACGTCATGCTCTGGTGGATGGTGATTATCGCTCAAAAGCGCCTTTTATCAGCCTTAATCGCGAGATGCTCGCAAGCGTAGAGGATCTCGAGAAGAAAACCCGGCGCCGGGATCTTCTGGTGGACGATGAAGTGCTCGTGGGCTTTTACGATGAACGCGTGCCCGCTGAGATTGTCAGTGGCCGCCATTTTGAAAGCTGGTGGAAGAGCCTTTCGGCAGAAGAGCTCCGTAACCTTGAGCTCACAGAGGAAGATGTTCTTCAGCGGCCGGTTGATGCCCAAGCGGCGGACCTGTACCCAGATTTTCTGGAGTGGGAGGGGGTTCGTTATCCTCTCAGCTATGAATTTGAGCCCACCAGTGAGCGCGACGGCGTTACGCTGCAGGTTCCGCTGATGGCGCTTAGGCAGATTCCGTCGCGGCGTCTGGAATGGCTTGTGCCTGGCCTGCTCAGAGAAAAATGTATTGCGCTGATCAAAGGCCTTCCAAAATCCTTGCGGCGTAATTTTGTGCCGGTACCAGACTTTGTGGATGCGGCGGTTGCAAACCTTCAGCCCTCAAACGAGCCCCTGGCACTTCAGTTAGGGGAGCAGTTGCGCCGCATGACTGGCGTGCGAATTGATCCTGAAACCTGGCCCAGTGATGAGCTGCCCCGGCACCTGAGAATGAACCTAAGAGTTCTCGGTGATGGCGGCAAGGTGATTGGCGAAAGCCGGCAGACCGGTGAGCTTCAGACCCAGCTTGAAGGGCGAGCCGAGGCGGCCCTTGCATCCGCAACCAGCGAGAGCCGTAGTGACGAGCCTGCGAGCGAATACACCGAGTGGGAATTCGGCAAAGTACCAAGGCAGGTGCAGACCGAAAAGGGTGGCATGCAGATCACGGTGTACCCGGCCCTTGAAGATATGGGTAAGCGGGTTAAGCAGATTCGTTGTCTGGATCGCCTTACCGCGGAAGACACAACCCGCAAAGGGATTGCACGGCTCATTCTGAACCGGTTTGGCAATACCTTGGAGGACCTGGAGCGAAAGCTTCCACGCTTCAAACATTCAGCCTTGATGTTTGCGCCTATAGGTCACGCAAAGGTGCTGTTAGATGATCTGCTTTTGGCCACTGCGATGGAGCACTTTTTACACGGCCAAATGCCCGACACCCGCGAAGCGTTTGATGCACTGTTCGATCGCCATCGGGGGGATTTTATTCCCGCGCTTGAGCAAGCGGACGAGCGCCTTTACCAAGCCATGATCGGGTATCAGAAAATAGCGAAGAAGCTTAAAGGAAAGATCAATCTTGCCCTCGCTAACAGCATGGCAGACTTGAAGTTTCAGATGCAAAACCTTGTTTACCCCGGTTTTCTGGTAGAAACACCTTCGCAATGGCTGGCAGAGTTTGGTCGCTACTTTGAGGCCGCGCTGGCTAGGATGGAGAAGATGGCTAGGGAAATGGGCCGCGAACGTGAGTTTCTGCACGCTATGGAACCTCTCTGGGCTCGCTACGCCAGCAAGCGGGAAGAGCAACAAAGGCAGGGCGTTCGCGATCCTGAACTTGTGCTTTACCGATGGATGCTGGAAGAGTTTCGGGTATCGTTTTTTGCCCAGCAACTGGGTACAGCCATGACCGTATCCGCAAAGCGTCTCCATAAACAGTGGGAGCTCACCCGGGTATAAAGGCCTCAGCCTTTGAATCCGGTTTGCAGTCTGGCCCGTAATACGGGCTTCTGCGGGGCGGGCAAAAGTCCTGGACTGTGTTAGTATTTCTGGAAGAATGATATTCCTGTCCTTCTGTTACCTTATTCATGACGTGGGGTTAGCGTGATTAAAGCCGTCATTAGCGGAACCGGCCTGTACACACCGCCGGCAACCATTGATAACGATGAACTGGTCGAAGCTTTTAACCAGTTTGTTGAGATGTACAACACGGAGCATGCGGACGCTATTGCCCGTGGCGAAACGAACGCTTTGCAGCCGTCGTCTTCAGCGTTTATAGAGAAGGCCTCAGGCATCAAGAGCCGTCACGTGATTGATAAGTCGGGCATTGTTGACCCGAAGCGTATGGCCCCGTACATCCCCGAGCGCGGTAACGATGAGCCTTCGGTTCAGTGTGATATGGCCGTTGTGGCGTGTAATGAAGCGCTGGAGCAGGCGGGCAAGAAAGCCAGCGATGTGGACGCGGTAATTGTGGCGTGTTCTAACATGCAGCGTGCTTATCCGGCGGTTTCGATTGAAGTTCAGGCGGCGTTGGGTATTGAGGGCTTCGCTTACGACATGAACGTGGCCTGCAGTTCTGCCACCTTTGGTTTGCAAGCAGCGGTTAACTCCGTGGAGAATGGCTCTGCCCGCGCAGTGTTGGTGGTTAGCCCAGAAATCTGTTCAGGGCATCTAAACTTCCGTGATCGTGACAGCCACTTTATTTTTGGTGATGCCTGCACTGCCATTTTGGTGGAGCGGGAGGAAGACACTCAGCCAGGGCAGGGGTTCGAAATTCTTGGTACCCGCCTGAAAACGGCCTTCTCGAATAACATTCGGAATAATTTCGGCTTCTTGAACCGGGCAGATGACGACGGTGTTGGCAAGCCGGACAAACTGTTTATCCAGCAGGGTCGTAAAGTATTCAAAGAAGTCTCGCCGCTGGTTGCGGAAACCGTCCTGGATCATCTCAAAAGCTTGTCTCTTGCGCCGGAAGATTTGCGCAGAATGTGGCTGCACCAAGCTAACCTAAACATGAACCAGCTTATCGCCCGCAGGGTGCTTGGCCGGGATGCGACCGAGGATGAAGCTCCGGTGATTCTTGATGAGTACGCCAACACAAGCTCCGCCGGCTCCATCATTGCGTTCCATAAACACAAAGACGACCTGAAAACCGGTGATGCGGGTGTTATCTGCTCATTCGGCGCGGGTTATTCCATTGGCAGTGTTGTAGTACGCCGTCGCTGATAACCAACAACCCGAGAGTTGAGCATGACTAAATTTTCACCCCGGGGCTGGTTGTCTGCCGTGCTACCTGTGGCTGTGTTGGCGATGGTTTTTTCAGCCAGCTCGGCCATGGCTCGGAATGTACAGGAGCGAGTTCCTGCGGGCACACCGTCGGTAAATCCTCAGGATCCCTACGAAAACTGGAACCGTAAGGTATACACCTTCAACGATACAGTGGATCGCTGGGCGCTTAAGCCGGTCGCCAAAACCTATCGTACGTTTGTGCCAGATTTCGCAGACCGCGCCATTACAAACTTTTTCAACAACCTGACGGAAATCCGAAACTTCACCAACAGCATTTTACAGCTGAAGGGCGAATCTGCGGTGGTCGCAGCGGGGCGGTTCACCTATAACACGGTGTTTGGTCTTGGTGGCCTGATTGATGTCGCAACCGCATTTGATCTGCCAGAGCGGCCAGAAGATTTCGGCCAGACACTAGGGCACTGGGGCGCCGGCTCCGGCCCCTACCTGATGTTGCCGTTTCTCGGGCCATCCAGTCCACGGCATTTCGGTGGGTTGGGTGTAGACGGGTTTGTGCTGCCATCACTGTGGGACGAGGTTGATAGCCCAGAGATTTACTACGCACGGGGCCTTCAAATTGTAGATAAGCGGGCAGACCTGATCCCGGCGGAGGGTTTCATTTCCGGCGACGCCTATATCTTTGTTCGCAACGCATTCATGCAGCGCAGGCAGTTTTTGATCAACGACGGTAAGGTGACCAGCGATCCGTTTGCTAGCGGCCGCAATGATGAAGACCTGATGCTGGACGACTTTTGATCCCGACGGCCGGTTAAGGGAGACACGCGGTGTTCAAAGATCCAAAGATTAGCAAGTTCCGCAAGATGCTGGCTGAGGCACCAAACTATGAGGTGTGGAAGGCTGCCGCACTGGAACTGGATTTTCTTGAAGGTAAGGCGAAGTGGAAAGAGGATTTCGCCTCCGAGCATTACCACTACGAGCTATTGTACGACCGCCTAAGCAGCATTAAACAATATCGCCAACAGAATGATTTTGAGCGCCTGAAGCGCGCATTGCGTGAGGGGCTTCATCATGACCTTGGCAACATGGGCAACCCTGCGCTGTATACGCATTCCAGGGTGGGTACCAAACACCTTATTGAGGAGTACATTGCTCAAGCTTGCGAAGCGTTGGATTTTCTCTGCGATCACCCGGTTCCGGGCTTTCCAGTTGCTGACAAACTTCAGTTTTTCCGTGATACCCTCACCAGCTATGGCCGGCCAACGCTGTTGTTAAGTGGCGGTGCCAGCCTTGGCATGTTTCACTTCGGGGTTATCAAAGCGCTCTGGGAAAAAGGCTTGCTGCCGCAGGTTGTCACTGGCTCGAGCATAGGTGCGATTATTGCCGGTATGCTGGGTGTGCACACAGACGCCGAAATACCTGAAATGCTGATCCCTGAAAACCACAATCTCAAAGCCTGGAAGTGGCGTGGCTTGCTAAGCGCCATGCGGGGCGAAGGGTTGATGGACCAGGAGCAGCTTCGCACCTGCCTTAGAACCAATATTGGTGAATACACCTTCGAAGAGGCTTACCAGCGTACTGGTCGCTCCATCAACATGAGCGTGTCGCCAGTTCAGGCGCATCAGAAAGCCCGCTTGTTGTCTGGCTATACCTCGCCCTACCTGATGGTATGGAGTGCGGCCCTTGCCAGTGCGGCGGTTCCCGGCATATTCCCGCCAGTCACTCTGATGAAAAAGGATATGTATGGGCAGACTCTGCCTTACATGCCCAGGCTAAAATTTGTGGATGGCTCGGTGGTCAGTGACTTGCCCATAGACAGGTTGATGCACCTTTACGATGTTAACTTCACCATCGTAAGCCAGACCAACCCCCATGTGGTGCCGTTTCTCAACGCCCGTGGCCGAGATGAGAAGCTCTCCCTAGCCAGCCTGCCTTTGCATTTGTTTAAATCTGAAGTTCAGTTTCACGGCCAAGGAGTGTTTGATTATCTGCGTAAGCGGGCCCGGCCAGAACTGCTACGGCAGATCTATGGCCAGATGCATACCATCATGGCCCAACGTTATTCTGGAGACGTCACTATCGCGCCTACCTACTCGTTCAAAGACTACCGGCGAATGCTGGCAGATCCGAAGCCGGAGTTTGTGCGTGAAATGATTCTTGCGGGTGAGCGTGCAACTTGGCCGAAAATCTCTATGATTCGCTCCCATGCACGCATTTCAAAAACCCTAGAGCGCTGCGTGCGACGCTTAAAACACCAGAACACCTCGAGCATTTGACTGGACGCCCATGTATTACGACTTCTTTGGCTTCAGAGAACCTCCGTTCTCTATCGCGCCTGATCCCCGCTACCTTTATCTGAGCGAGCGTCACAAAGAGGCGCTTGCTCATTTGATGTATGGCGTGCAGGGTCAGGGCGGCTTTATCGTGATTACCGGAGAAGTGGGCACCGGTAAAACCACCGTGAGCCGGTGTTTTATCGAGAACGCTCCGGCCCACGTCGACATTGCCCTTATTTTAAACCCCCGGCTTTCTGCCCGGGAACTGCTTTCTGCCATTTGTGATGAGCTGGAAATCGCTCACCCGGCTGGCGCCACTATCAAACAGATGGTCGACCTGATTAACCGGGATTTGCTCAAAGCCCACGCGGCAGGGCGACATAAGGTTTTGATGATTGACGAGGCGCAGAATCTCTCGGCCGATGTGCTTGAGCAGCTACGCCTGCTAACCAACCTTGAAACCGCAGAAAAGAAACTGCTGCAAATTGTGTTGCTGGGCCAGCCAGAACTGCAGCAAATACTTGCGCTTCCAAAGTTGCGCCAGCTGAATCAACGGGTAACCGCCCGCTATCATCTGGATGCTATAGGCCGTAACGAACTGCCTGCCTACCTAAGCTATCGGCTAGGTGTTGCGGGCATGCGGGGCGATGTGTTCGCGCCGGCAGCCGTGCGCAAGCTCTACCGTTTTAGTAATGGCATACCACGCCTAATCAATCTAATAAGCGACCGCTCACTGTTGGGCGCCTATGCCGAAGGCGAGCATGAAGTGACATCGGCACATATCCGACAGGCTGCTAAGGAAGTTGCGGGTAGCAACAACCTAGGGCCAACGCCCGCGAGTGCCAGAGGCAAGCTGGATTTCCCCGGGTTTTTGGTGCTCGCCGCCTCGCTGTTACTGGCTATGGTCAGTACTTTTTGGCTATACCAGCAATGGTCTGGGGGAAAAACGGTAGCCGAAGTGAGTGCCGCACCCATTGAACTGGCTGGCACGATTCAGCGTGAAGATCAGCCCGAAGAGCAACAACCTGAAGCCGTGAAGAAGCCCTCTTTCAGCTTCGAAGAGCAGGCACTGAATCTACAAGATGCTTTCCGTGGGTTGTTTGGTATATGGGGTGTTCAATACAGCCCGCAGGAATTTCCGATTGCTTGTGAGTTTGCCCGCGAAGCCGGTCTCGGCTGCCTTGAGCGACAGGGTAGCCGCAGAAGTCTGGCGTTTCTGGACAGGCCAGCCATGCTGATGCTTCAGGATAATACCGGCAAGCGTGGTTATGTTGTGCTGCGCCATCTTGAAGACGACGTTGCGGAAATTGTTTTGCCCGCAGGATCAATTCAGGTGTCTTTTGCCAGTATCGAGCCCTTCTGGTTTGGTGAGTATCGGGCTCTATGGCAGCTTCCGGATTATGTCACCAGCGACCCGGAAGTCCGTAATGCTAAAGGTGAAGAGTTGTGGATAGGCGTGCGTATGATGGAGCTTGCAGATGCCCACAGCGAATCGCCCGCAGACAATGCAAAGATCAAGCGTATGTCTGCGCAAGAGCAGGTGCGCTGGTATCAGTCCTTAACGGGTCTAACGGTAGATGGCATTGCAGGTGCCATGACGGTGATCCAAGTTAACAACGACCTGAATGCTGACGTACCAAGACTGGTAAACACCAGGCCCGGAGGGAAGGGATAGGCTATGTCCTACATTCTCGATGCCCTCAGAAAATCAGAAACTGAACGCCGGCAGGGCAAGGTTCCGGACCTTGGGCAGCAGGTACAGCTGATACACCGGCCCAAAAAACGCCGGAAATCTCCGGTGGTTTGGGTGGCGCTGGCGTTACTGGTAAACGCTGGAGTGCTGGCGGTAGTGTTCTGGCCGGGGCGCCCAAGTGAGTTGCTTGTTGCGCCGACCGCTCAAATAGCTGAGCCTGAGGCACCACTGGAGCAGCCGGCGAAATCGGAAACAAAGCCAGTTTCTGATCCAGCGCCAGCTCCCACGGCTCCGGCAGGTACTCCTGAATCTGAAACAGCCGTTGCTCGTGAATGGCCAACCATCATTACGCCGACTGTTCGTCAGGAGCGCCAGGCGCCGGCATTGCGCCAAGATGAGGCCTTTGCCATAGCAAGAGGTGGAGCAAGAGTGCCGCACCTGGTTGAGCTGCCCCTTTCATTTCAGAAGAGTATTCCGAACCTAATGTTCAACAGCCATATTTACTCCACAGATCCCTACGCCAGCCGGGTGATGATCAATGATCATTACCTAAGCCGTGGGGAATCCTTTTCTGGTATTACCGTAGAAGAGGTCACTGAAAATGGCGTGGTGCTTAGCAAGCAGGGAACACGCTTTAGGGTGGGCATTGTCCGCGATTGGGTGAGCCCGCGCTGATGGCATTATCCGACGAGATCAAACAGGAGATTCAGCAGAGTTATCGCGACGTTCTGGCCGGCAAAGACGTTCGTGCCCGCTATGGCCAGCGCTTAATGATTGCTGAGATTGCCCGCTACATGGGCGATATTACCGAAAACGACGGCCAACGTACCTCACCGCCGGCTGCCTGTGTGGTTGAGGCCGGCACGGGTACGGGTAAAACCCTGGCTTATCTCATTGCAGCCATTCCCGTGGCTCGGGCTCTTAATAAAACCTT from Marinobacter sp. LV10R510-11A harbors:
- the hrpA gene encoding ATP-dependent RNA helicase HrpA; this translates as MREQLPTCNQQEAARIVKLMARTKGAPSQKDLEKMATWLERGLEKVRQRQALHKPASFPAGLPVTDRVDDIREAIENHQVVIIAGETGSGKTTQIPKICMNIGRGIRGLIGHTQPRRIAARSVAARIADELGEQVGQRIGYQVRFTDNTSEQSRVKVMTDGILLAEVQRDRFLDRYDTLIIDEAHERSLNIDFLLGYLKQLLPKRPDLKVIITSATIEVDRFSDFFGNAPVLEVSGRTFPVDVRYRPLAGDEDDRDQGWNDGVLAAVDEIEQHERSEKLPPGDVLIFLPGEREIRNLSKMLRDAELRHTEVLPLYSRLSNQEQNRVFQSHGGRRIVLSTNVAETSLTVPGIRYVIDAGVARISRYSVRSKIQRLPIEPVSQASANQRAGRCGRVAPGICFRLYDEADFLNRSEYTDPEILRTNLASVILLMATSGLGEIRHFPFLEAPDNRLINDGYKLLEELSAVDDQRRVTKLGHTMAKLPLDPRLARMLVTAADQSSLAETLVIIAGLSVQDPRERPQDKQQAADQAHAPFNDKESDFITLLNIWNFHEEQRQELTQNQLKRVCQKSFLSWMRMREWRDIHRQLTLICREQKLSFNTEPATYDAMHKAILAGLLGQVAVKVENKEYLATRNRKVMIFPGSKVSKAGPKWIVATEIVETSRVFARMVAAIQPEWIEPLAGHVVKHHYFEPHWEQKRGQVMGYEKITLYGLDVVPKRAIAYSTIDPVECRNLFIRHALVDGDYRSKAPFISLNREMLASVEDLEKKTRRRDLLVDDEVLVGFYDERVPAEIVSGRHFESWWKSLSAEELRNLELTEEDVLQRPVDAQAADLYPDFLEWEGVRYPLSYEFEPTSERDGVTLQVPLMALRQIPSRRLEWLVPGLLREKCIALIKGLPKSLRRNFVPVPDFVDAAVANLQPSNEPLALQLGEQLRRMTGVRIDPETWPSDELPRHLRMNLRVLGDGGKVIGESRQTGELQTQLEGRAEAALASATSESRSDEPASEYTEWEFGKVPRQVQTEKGGMQITVYPALEDMGKRVKQIRCLDRLTAEDTTRKGIARLILNRFGNTLEDLERKLPRFKHSALMFAPIGHAKVLLDDLLLATAMEHFLHGQMPDTREAFDALFDRHRGDFIPALEQADERLYQAMIGYQKIAKKLKGKINLALANSMADLKFQMQNLVYPGFLVETPSQWLAEFGRYFEAALARMEKMAREMGREREFLHAMEPLWARYASKREEQQRQGVRDPELVLYRWMLEEFRVSFFAQQLGTAMTVSAKRLHKQWELTRV
- a CDS encoding beta-ketoacyl-ACP synthase III; protein product: MIKAVISGTGLYTPPATIDNDELVEAFNQFVEMYNTEHADAIARGETNALQPSSSAFIEKASGIKSRHVIDKSGIVDPKRMAPYIPERGNDEPSVQCDMAVVACNEALEQAGKKASDVDAVIVACSNMQRAYPAVSIEVQAALGIEGFAYDMNVACSSATFGLQAAVNSVENGSARAVLVVSPEICSGHLNFRDRDSHFIFGDACTAILVEREEDTQPGQGFEILGTRLKTAFSNNIRNNFGFLNRADDDGVGKPDKLFIQQGRKVFKEVSPLVAETVLDHLKSLSLAPEDLRRMWLHQANLNMNQLIARRVLGRDATEDEAPVILDEYANTSSAGSIIAFHKHKDDLKTGDAGVICSFGAGYSIGSVVVRRR
- a CDS encoding VacJ family lipoprotein, whose amino-acid sequence is MTKFSPRGWLSAVLPVAVLAMVFSASSAMARNVQERVPAGTPSVNPQDPYENWNRKVYTFNDTVDRWALKPVAKTYRTFVPDFADRAITNFFNNLTEIRNFTNSILQLKGESAVVAAGRFTYNTVFGLGGLIDVATAFDLPERPEDFGQTLGHWGAGSGPYLMLPFLGPSSPRHFGGLGVDGFVLPSLWDEVDSPEIYYARGLQIVDKRADLIPAEGFISGDAYIFVRNAFMQRRQFLINDGKVTSDPFASGRNDEDLMLDDF
- a CDS encoding DUF3336 domain-containing protein, which translates into the protein MFKDPKISKFRKMLAEAPNYEVWKAAALELDFLEGKAKWKEDFASEHYHYELLYDRLSSIKQYRQQNDFERLKRALREGLHHDLGNMGNPALYTHSRVGTKHLIEEYIAQACEALDFLCDHPVPGFPVADKLQFFRDTLTSYGRPTLLLSGGASLGMFHFGVIKALWEKGLLPQVVTGSSIGAIIAGMLGVHTDAEIPEMLIPENHNLKAWKWRGLLSAMRGEGLMDQEQLRTCLRTNIGEYTFEEAYQRTGRSINMSVSPVQAHQKARLLSGYTSPYLMVWSAALASAAVPGIFPPVTLMKKDMYGQTLPYMPRLKFVDGSVVSDLPIDRLMHLYDVNFTIVSQTNPHVVPFLNARGRDEKLSLASLPLHLFKSEVQFHGQGVFDYLRKRARPELLRQIYGQMHTIMAQRYSGDVTIAPTYSFKDYRRMLADPKPEFVREMILAGERATWPKISMIRSHARISKTLERCVRRLKHQNTSSI
- a CDS encoding ExeA family protein, which produces MYYDFFGFREPPFSIAPDPRYLYLSERHKEALAHLMYGVQGQGGFIVITGEVGTGKTTVSRCFIENAPAHVDIALILNPRLSARELLSAICDELEIAHPAGATIKQMVDLINRDLLKAHAAGRHKVLMIDEAQNLSADVLEQLRLLTNLETAEKKLLQIVLLGQPELQQILALPKLRQLNQRVTARYHLDAIGRNELPAYLSYRLGVAGMRGDVFAPAAVRKLYRFSNGIPRLINLISDRSLLGAYAEGEHEVTSAHIRQAAKEVAGSNNLGPTPASARGKLDFPGFLVLAASLLLAMVSTFWLYQQWSGGKTVAEVSAAPIELAGTIQREDQPEEQQPEAVKKPSFSFEEQALNLQDAFRGLFGIWGVQYSPQEFPIACEFAREAGLGCLERQGSRRSLAFLDRPAMLMLQDNTGKRGYVVLRHLEDDVAEIVLPAGSIQVSFASIEPFWFGEYRALWQLPDYVTSDPEVRNAKGEELWIGVRMMELADAHSESPADNAKIKRMSAQEQVRWYQSLTGLTVDGIAGAMTVIQVNNDLNADVPRLVNTRPGGKG
- a CDS encoding general secretion pathway protein GspB; this translates as MSYILDALRKSETERRQGKVPDLGQQVQLIHRPKKRRKSPVVWVALALLVNAGVLAVVFWPGRPSELLVAPTAQIAEPEAPLEQPAKSETKPVSDPAPAPTAPAGTPESETAVAREWPTIITPTVRQERQAPALRQDEAFAIARGGARVPHLVELPLSFQKSIPNLMFNSHIYSTDPYASRVMINDHYLSRGESFSGITVEEVTENGVVLSKQGTRFRVGIVRDWVSPR